TCAAGAGCCGTTCTTCATCATGCTGTACCAGCCCCGACCAGTATTGCAGACGGGAGAGGACATAGGCATAAAGCACATCATAACGGATATAGTGCATGGAGCATTGGCGTGTGCCCTGCCCGTACTTGCTACAATGATAATGGCCGTAAGGCTTGCTGTTCTGCCTGTTCTCCCCATAGGACAGCGACCAGCCGCAATCCGCACATTTTACCAATCCGGAAAAAATCTGCGTTGTACCATCCTTGCACTTCCTGCGGCGGTTTGCTATCTGCTCCTGTACCTGCCGGAAAACCTGCTCGCTGATAATCGGCTCCTGCGTGTTCTCCACCCGCACCCATTCACTTTGGGGCTTGCGTACCCTCCGCTTGTTCTTAAAGGAAATGTTCGTTTCCCGGTAATGAATGGTATGGCCGATATAGGTTTCGTCTTTCATAATGCTCTTGACCTGGGCTATCGTCCATGCGTAGCTTTTTTCCTCCGGCGCACCCGCATAGATGTTTGCAAAAGTCCCGTCACGCTGGAAGTTGATAAATCCCGGTGTGGGAACCTTTTCCGCAATCAGTATTCTTGTGATACTGGCCGCCCCTCTGCCATGAATAGCAAGGTCAAAAATCTTCTCCACTATCCAGCGGGTTTCCTCGTCGATTATCAGCTTGTTTTTGATTTCCGGGTGTTTCCTGTACCCGATGGGAGCATAGGCGCCGATACGCTGTCCTGTGGCAAACTTTGCTTTGAAAGCGGCCTTTACCTTGCGGCTTGTATCTTTCGCAAACCATTCATTGAACAGGTTTTTGAACGGGACAAAATCGGAAAGCCCTTTCTCTGTGTCCTCATTCTCCGCAACGGCGATGTAGCGAACCCGTTTCTCCGGGAACAGAAATTCCAGATAGTAGTCCATCATCACATGTTCCCGCCCGAAACGGGACAGGTCTTTCGTGACAATGCAGTTTACTTTTCCGGCTTCCATATCGTCCATCATGCGCTGAAAATCCGGCCGTTCAAAGTTCGTCCCCGACCAGCCATCGTCCACATACTCACCGACTACATGAAGCCCCTGTTCCTTTGCGTACTGTTGCAGGATTGTCCGCTGTGTTTCAATGCTTACGCTGTCACCATAGTTTTCATCGTCCCGGCTCAATCTCATATAAAGCGCCGTGTTGTAAATCGTAGTATTGTAAGGTTGTTTCACCGTTAAAAATCCTCCTTCTAAAGAAACAACC
The window above is part of the Lachnoclostridium edouardi genome. Proteins encoded here:
- a CDS encoding recombinase family protein; this encodes MRLSRDDENYGDSVSIETQRTILQQYAKEQGLHVVGEYVDDGWSGTNFERPDFQRMMDDMEAGKVNCIVTKDLSRFGREHVMMDYYLEFLFPEKRVRYIAVAENEDTEKGLSDFVPFKNLFNEWFAKDTSRKVKAAFKAKFATGQRIGAYAPIGYRKHPEIKNKLIIDEETRWIVEKIFDLAIHGRGAASITRILIAEKVPTPGFINFQRDGTFANIYAGAPEEKSYAWTIAQVKSIMKDETYIGHTIHYRETNISFKNKRRVRKPQSEWVRVENTQEPIISEQVFRQVQEQIANRRRKCKDGTTQIFSGLVKCADCGWSLSYGENRQNSKPYGHYHCSKYGQGTRQCSMHYIRYDVLYAYVLSRLQYWSGLVQHDEERLLKQLLNATDKGQAAARKKQAAELKKAEKRKAEVDTLFARMYEDWAAGRITEYNFSMLSGKYQSEQAELDEKIEQLQSAIATESQNAVDAEKWIALMKECVNPTELTAELLNMLIEKIVVHEAVKGEDGSREQEVEIFYRFIGKID